The Sporomusa termitida genome has a window encoding:
- a CDS encoding MATE family efflux transporter: MQEKTTTVIGLADHKNFMALAIPLTIATLTTPLLGVVDTAIMGRLPQAAYIGGVSIAVLIFNTLYWVLGFLRVSTSGFSAQASGSGDKQAITLALLRPLLIAIGLGLVIVALQWPIKQISFTLLAPNETVGEIAAAYYHIRIWSAPFTLGNYVIVGWLMGMAKVKLSLALQVFMNVLNMVLAILFVAGFGWAAGGVAAATLIAEIAAFLLSAAILLQSRAITLAKLSVKMIVDPAALIHMMKVNRDLFIRTACLLTVYNCLAAYGLRYGDTILAANAVLLQLHFVMAYFLSGFANAGTVMVGQAIGEKNEALYGKTVKLTAIWGGATAVVLAAMIVMFRIPLIQMFTTLADVQQVALQYSFWLALFPLAAFWGLELYGVFVGATAAAPVRNSLVYSLITYFICLWLAVPTLGNHGIWLAFIVFSLGRSLFLWAYLPGLNRRIAQLTAKA, translated from the coding sequence ATGCAGGAAAAAACAACAACTGTGATTGGCCTGGCTGATCATAAAAACTTCATGGCTCTGGCCATACCGTTGACCATTGCCACACTAACCACACCGCTGCTGGGGGTCGTCGATACGGCAATTATGGGCAGGCTCCCGCAGGCCGCCTACATTGGTGGTGTTTCCATCGCGGTGCTTATTTTTAACACATTATACTGGGTTCTGGGTTTCTTACGTGTCAGCACTTCAGGGTTTAGTGCCCAAGCCAGCGGCAGCGGAGATAAACAGGCGATTACGCTGGCATTGTTAAGGCCGCTGCTGATTGCTATTGGCCTCGGGCTGGTGATTGTTGCTCTGCAGTGGCCGATAAAGCAGATCTCATTTACCCTGCTGGCGCCGAATGAGACAGTGGGCGAGATTGCCGCCGCCTATTATCATATCCGCATCTGGAGCGCGCCGTTTACGCTGGGCAATTATGTCATTGTCGGCTGGCTGATGGGAATGGCGAAAGTAAAACTTTCGCTTGCTTTGCAGGTTTTTATGAATGTGCTGAATATGGTGCTGGCAATATTGTTTGTCGCCGGCTTCGGCTGGGCGGCCGGGGGGGTAGCGGCGGCAACGCTGATTGCCGAGATTGCGGCTTTTCTGCTGAGTGCAGCCATTTTATTACAAAGCAGGGCTATTACACTGGCGAAGCTTTCAGTAAAAATGATTGTTGATCCGGCGGCATTGATCCACATGATGAAAGTAAACCGGGATTTGTTTATCAGAACAGCCTGTCTGCTGACTGTTTACAATTGCCTGGCGGCTTACGGCCTGCGGTACGGGGACACCATTCTGGCGGCCAATGCCGTTTTATTGCAGCTGCATTTTGTGATGGCCTACTTCCTGAGCGGATTTGCCAATGCCGGTACTGTTATGGTAGGTCAGGCAATTGGCGAGAAAAATGAGGCGCTATATGGCAAAACCGTTAAGCTGACAGCCATCTGGGGCGGCGCTACCGCAGTTGTATTGGCAGCAATGATAGTAATGTTTAGAATTCCTCTGATTCAAATGTTTACCACCCTGGCTGATGTCCAGCAGGTCGCATTGCAATATAGTTTCTGGCTAGCCCTGTTTCCCCTGGCCGCTTTCTGGGGGCTGGAGCTGTACGGGGTTTTTGTGGGGGCAACGGCGGCGGCGCCGGTCCGTAATTCACTGGTATATTCTTTGATCACTTATTTCATCTGCCTGTGGCTGGCCGTTCCCACCCTGGGCAACCATGGCATTTGGCTGGCGTTTATCGTATTCAGTCTGGGCCGCTCGCTTTTCCTGTGGGCTTATCTGCCAGGACTGAACAGGAGAATTGCCCAATTGACGGCTAAAGCCTAA
- the thrB gene encoding homoserine kinase: protein MANTVKVRVPGTTANCGPGFDAVGIACTIYNDLELTLNDQGGISLAVMGEGAGAIPADGSNVAVKAIQMVLAKTGCKLNGIHLKMVNNIPLARGLGSSAAAIVGGLVAANELTGNTLTKEDILGMATAIEGHPDNVAPAIFGGITVSIMDSGNAKYLRLQPAKAFSMVAVIPEFNLSTKAARKVLPDSVPFADAVFNVSRTALLIGALCTGELKLLSHALEDRLHQPYREQLIPGMAQVLAAARQTGALGAALSGAGPCLLAFTADDSDEVGKAMVKAFNIHKVPARYQVLAIDEQGAVII, encoded by the coding sequence ATGGCAAATACAGTGAAAGTCCGGGTGCCGGGCACAACCGCTAACTGCGGTCCGGGATTTGACGCTGTTGGCATAGCATGTACAATATATAATGATTTGGAACTTACTCTCAACGATCAAGGTGGTATCTCGCTGGCTGTAATGGGGGAGGGAGCCGGAGCAATTCCAGCCGATGGCTCTAATGTTGCCGTAAAAGCCATTCAAATGGTACTGGCCAAAACCGGTTGCAAACTAAACGGCATCCATCTGAAAATGGTTAACAACATTCCCCTCGCCCGGGGTTTGGGCAGCAGTGCGGCAGCAATCGTCGGCGGCTTAGTGGCGGCTAACGAACTTACCGGTAACACCCTTACCAAAGAGGATATCCTGGGTATGGCTACCGCTATTGAAGGCCATCCTGACAATGTTGCGCCAGCCATTTTTGGCGGCATTACGGTCAGCATTATGGACAGCGGCAATGCTAAATATCTGCGCCTGCAGCCCGCTAAGGCATTTTCGATGGTGGCTGTAATCCCGGAATTTAATCTCTCTACCAAGGCGGCCCGCAAGGTACTGCCTGATTCGGTGCCATTTGCCGATGCAGTATTTAATGTCAGCCGCACGGCGCTCTTAATCGGCGCCCTGTGTACCGGCGAGCTGAAACTGCTGAGCCACGCCCTGGAGGACCGGCTGCATCAGCCGTACCGCGAACAACTTATTCCCGGTATGGCCCAGGTACTGGCCGCTGCCCGCCAAACGGGGGCACTAGGAGCAGCGCTGAGTGGTGCCGGACCGTGTTTACTGGCTTTTACGGCCGATGATTCCGACGAGGTAGGCAAGGCAATGGTCAAAGCATTTAATATCCATAAGGTACCGGCAAGATACCAGGTTCTAGCCATTGATGAACAAGGTGCAGTCATTATTTAA
- a CDS encoding homoserine dehydrogenase: MNAIHIALLGMGTVGTGVVKILASNAHNIEQKVGAPVIVKKILVKNPDKVRNVKTEAELVTNFDEILNDPEIMIVAEVMGGETPSKDYMLAALKAGKHVVTANKDVVAKYGRELFAAAEAHHTDLLFEASVGGGIPIIRPLKQCLAANQITEIMGIVNGTTNYMLTKMTKEKMDYADVLAEAQAKGYAESDPTADVGGFDAARKLAILASIGFGARVTLEDVHVEGITNIAIEDIEYARELGFIIKLLAIAKQDERGINVRVHPAFLPMSHPLAAVSDVFNAIFVKGDAVGETMFYGRGAGEMPTASAVTADIIDVARDIRHKVSSRILCTCFEQKPVYPVSKTESPYYIRLLVEDKPGVLAAIAGAFGAQQVSLHSVIQKRKVERSTELVLITYRVTDENIRLAMNTLLGMSVVSKIGNVIRVEAAEIS, encoded by the coding sequence ATGAATGCCATTCATATTGCTTTATTGGGAATGGGGACTGTCGGTACCGGTGTTGTAAAAATACTGGCGAGTAATGCCCACAATATTGAACAAAAAGTGGGCGCGCCGGTAATTGTAAAAAAAATACTTGTAAAAAACCCCGACAAAGTCAGAAATGTAAAAACAGAGGCCGAGTTAGTCACAAATTTTGATGAGATACTAAACGATCCGGAGATCATGATCGTGGCCGAGGTCATGGGGGGGGAAACACCGTCTAAAGACTATATGCTGGCAGCGCTAAAAGCTGGTAAGCATGTAGTAACGGCAAATAAGGATGTTGTCGCCAAATATGGACGGGAGTTGTTTGCAGCAGCCGAGGCCCACCATACGGATTTGCTGTTTGAAGCCAGTGTGGGCGGCGGCATTCCTATCATCCGTCCGCTTAAACAATGTCTGGCGGCAAACCAGATTACTGAGATTATGGGCATTGTTAACGGCACCACCAATTATATGCTGACGAAGATGACCAAGGAAAAAATGGATTATGCCGATGTACTGGCCGAGGCTCAGGCCAAAGGCTATGCAGAGTCTGATCCGACCGCTGATGTCGGTGGTTTTGATGCGGCCCGCAAGCTTGCCATCCTGGCATCAATCGGCTTTGGTGCCAGGGTTACACTGGAGGATGTCCATGTTGAAGGCATAACAAATATTGCGATCGAAGATATCGAATATGCCCGGGAACTTGGCTTTATTATCAAGTTACTGGCGATTGCCAAACAGGATGAGCGCGGTATTAACGTCAGGGTACATCCGGCGTTCCTGCCGATGAGCCATCCGCTGGCGGCAGTCAGCGATGTTTTCAATGCAATATTTGTTAAGGGTGACGCAGTAGGCGAGACAATGTTCTACGGCCGCGGGGCCGGTGAAATGCCGACAGCCAGCGCGGTTACTGCCGATATTATCGATGTGGCCCGCGATATCCGCCACAAGGTCAGCAGTAGAATATTATGCACCTGCTTTGAGCAAAAACCGGTTTATCCTGTCAGTAAAACCGAATCACCCTACTACATCAGGCTGCTGGTCGAAGACAAACCAGGTGTACTGGCGGCGATTGCCGGGGCTTTTGGTGCCCAGCAGGTCAGCCTGCATTCGGTTATTCAAAAACGAAAAGTAGAGCGTTCCACAGAGCTTGTCTTGATCACCTACCGGGTAACTGATGAAAACATCCGTCTGGCTATGAACACCTTACTTGGCATGTCGGTTGTAAGTAAAATAGGTAATGTAATCAGAGTCGAAGCAGCAGAGATTTCATAG
- a CDS encoding ACT domain-containing protein, protein MVTGQKAVFYLVREEILPEAIKKTIKVKELLKRGEARTINEAVEKMELSRSAYYKYKDYVFPFYEASKEKIVTLALLLEHKSGVLSRVLNTIANEHGSVLTINQGIPLQGVANAAISIETADLAIDLEAMLDKLRMVDGVKRLEVLGQA, encoded by the coding sequence ATGGTTACAGGCCAAAAAGCAGTTTTTTATCTGGTTCGGGAAGAGATTTTACCCGAAGCTATTAAAAAAACAATTAAAGTAAAAGAATTACTAAAACGTGGTGAAGCCAGAACAATTAATGAAGCAGTAGAAAAAATGGAACTAAGCCGTAGTGCCTACTATAAATATAAGGACTATGTTTTTCCGTTTTACGAAGCCAGCAAAGAAAAAATCGTTACCCTGGCTTTATTGCTTGAGCACAAATCAGGTGTACTTTCCCGTGTTTTAAACACAATTGCCAATGAACACGGCAGTGTATTGACAATTAATCAGGGTATCCCGCTGCAGGGAGTCGCCAATGCCGCCATATCCATCGAGACAGCTGATCTGGCAATTGATTTGGAGGCTATGCTTGACAAATTACGAATGGTAGATGGGGTAAAGAGGCTGGAAGTTTTGGGGCAGGCTTAG
- the spoIVA gene encoding stage IV sporulation protein A — MEKFDLFRDIAERTGGDIYIGVVGPVRTGKSTFIKRFMETMVLPNITDPYDKERAKDELPQSAGGKTIMTTEPKFIPNEAVEINVKDNVNVRVRVVDCVGYTVEGALGYEEESGPRMVLTPWFENEIPFQEAAEVGTRKVIAEHSTIGLVITTDGTVTDLPRDKYLPAEERVIRELKELEKPFLVILNTSKPNSKDTRELVARLEGEYDVPVIPVDCAQLSHDDIYGILQEVLYEFPVKEVNITLPKWVEELDETHWLRQKFEGAVNEVVQYIRRLRDIDRAIDDLSGYDFVADVILHDMDLGSGIAVIEMTARGDLFYSVLEELTGFTIAGEHHLLRLMKDLSVAKRQYDKISAALEDVEQTGYGIVSPQLDEMILEEPEIIRTGNRFGVKLKASAPSLHIIRTDVQAEISPIIGTEKQSEELIQYLMREFEGEPEKIWRTNLFGKSLNELVREGIQNKLTSMPENAQTKLKDTLQKIVNEGSGGLICIIF; from the coding sequence ATGGAAAAATTCGACCTGTTTAGAGATATCGCCGAACGTACTGGTGGAGATATCTATATTGGTGTAGTCGGCCCAGTCCGTACTGGTAAATCGACATTTATCAAGCGTTTTATGGAAACCATGGTATTACCGAACATAACCGACCCCTATGACAAAGAACGCGCCAAAGATGAACTGCCGCAGAGTGCCGGCGGCAAGACCATTATGACAACCGAACCTAAGTTCATCCCCAATGAAGCTGTTGAGATCAATGTGAAAGACAATGTTAATGTCCGGGTGCGGGTCGTGGACTGCGTGGGGTATACGGTTGAGGGCGCACTAGGCTATGAAGAAGAATCAGGTCCCCGCATGGTGCTCACACCCTGGTTCGAAAATGAAATTCCCTTTCAGGAAGCGGCCGAAGTCGGCACGCGCAAAGTCATTGCCGAACATTCGACAATTGGCCTGGTAATCACAACCGACGGCACAGTAACCGACCTGCCCCGGGACAAATATCTCCCGGCCGAAGAAAGGGTTATCCGCGAGCTGAAAGAGTTGGAGAAACCGTTCCTGGTAATCCTGAATACCAGCAAACCCAATTCCAAGGATACGCGGGAACTTGTGGCGAGGCTGGAAGGCGAATATGATGTGCCGGTAATTCCGGTGGACTGCGCCCAGCTTTCCCATGACGATATCTATGGTATTTTACAGGAAGTACTCTATGAATTCCCTGTTAAAGAAGTCAATATCACCCTGCCGAAGTGGGTAGAGGAACTGGACGAAACTCACTGGCTGCGACAGAAATTTGAAGGCGCCGTCAATGAGGTTGTTCAATATATCCGCCGGCTGCGGGATATCGACCGGGCGATTGATGATTTGTCAGGCTATGACTTTGTTGCTGACGTTATCCTGCATGACATGGACCTGGGCAGCGGTATTGCCGTTATTGAAATGACGGCCCGGGGTGACCTCTTCTATAGTGTCCTGGAAGAGCTGACAGGTTTTACCATTGCCGGCGAACATCACCTCCTGCGCCTGATGAAGGATTTATCGGTGGCCAAACGGCAATATGATAAAATTTCAGCGGCCCTGGAAGATGTTGAACAAACCGGTTATGGGATTGTGTCGCCCCAACTGGATGAAATGATCCTGGAAGAACCGGAGATCATCCGGACCGGCAATCGTTTTGGCGTAAAACTTAAAGCCTCGGCACCATCGCTGCATATCATCAGAACTGATGTTCAAGCCGAGATTTCACCGATTATCGGTACGGAAAAACAAAGCGAAGAGTTAATTCAATATCTGATGCGTGAATTTGAAGGCGAACCGGAAAAAATCTGGCGAACGAATCTGTTTGGTAAATCTTTAAATGAACTTGTACGTGAAGGTATTCAGAATAAACTAACAAGTATGCCTGAGAATGCACAAACCAAACTCAAAGATACGCTCCAGAAAATCGTTAACGAAGGCAGTGGCGGACTAATATGTATCATTTTCTAA
- a CDS encoding NAD(P)H-dependent glycerol-3-phosphate dehydrogenase encodes MKIAVIGAGSWGTALAAVLGQKHQSVCLWVRSPERAAHIEATRENTQYLPGCKLPQSVAVTGNVSLAAGGARLIVLATPSHAIRATAATIAPCVGTESIIISAAKGLELTTVKRMTEVIAEELPSMAGRLAVLSGPNHAEEVGLGQPTATVIAAPSRTVAEFAQDTFMLPYFRVYTNPDSIGVELAGALKNIIALGAGIADGLGFGDNAKSALMTRGLAEITRLGMAMGANPLTFAGLAGIGDLIATCTSVHSRNRRAGIMLAAGKTADQLQAETSMVVEGIRAAKAAYQLAAHYGVAMPITEQIHQVLYQNKSPKEAVLELMTRSRTHEVEEVALNHLHWN; translated from the coding sequence ATGAAAATAGCCGTCATTGGCGCTGGCAGCTGGGGCACAGCCCTCGCCGCCGTTTTGGGGCAGAAACACCAGTCGGTATGTCTTTGGGTGCGGTCACCTGAGCGGGCTGCCCACATTGAGGCAACCCGTGAAAATACACAATACCTGCCTGGCTGCAAATTACCGCAGTCGGTTGCCGTAACAGGGAATGTAAGCCTGGCTGCAGGTGGTGCAAGGTTAATCGTACTAGCCACCCCGTCTCATGCCATTCGCGCAACGGCAGCCACGATAGCTCCCTGTGTAGGGACTGAAAGTATTATCATCAGTGCGGCCAAGGGGCTGGAATTAACCACTGTTAAACGCATGACCGAGGTTATTGCCGAGGAACTGCCGTCAATGGCCGGCCGGCTGGCAGTGCTGTCAGGTCCGAATCATGCGGAGGAAGTGGGCTTGGGTCAGCCTACGGCCACGGTCATCGCTGCTCCGTCACGGACCGTGGCCGAGTTCGCACAAGATACATTTATGCTGCCCTACTTCCGTGTTTATACCAATCCTGACAGTATCGGCGTGGAATTAGCCGGTGCCCTGAAAAACATTATTGCCCTTGGTGCCGGCATTGCCGACGGTTTAGGGTTTGGCGATAATGCCAAATCGGCCCTTATGACCCGCGGCCTGGCTGAAATCACCAGACTGGGGATGGCGATGGGGGCCAACCCGCTGACCTTTGCCGGTTTAGCCGGGATCGGTGACCTGATTGCCACTTGCACCAGTGTCCACAGCCGCAACCGGCGGGCCGGTATTATGTTAGCGGCCGGTAAAACCGCAGACCAGCTCCAGGCAGAAACCTCAATGGTGGTGGAAGGTATCCGGGCAGCTAAGGCTGCTTACCAGTTAGCCGCCCATTATGGAGTGGCTATGCCGATAACAGAACAGATTCACCAGGTTTTATATCAAAACAAATCGCCCAAAGAGGCGGTGCTTGAACTTATGACCCGCAGCCGGACGCATGAAGTCGAGGAGGTTGCACTGAATCATTTGCACTGGAACTAA
- the plsY gene encoding glycerol-3-phosphate 1-O-acyltransferase PlsY, whose product MEYALVLITSYLIGSIPNGLIIGRKFYKIDLRQFGSKNIGATNAYRTLGPAPAFWVFVTDALKGVAGVLLGHYIGGTALAELSGGIGAIAGHNWSVFLMFKGGRGVATGLGVIAMIAPKVTFIVFVVWALIVYFTRYVSLASIIAALLVPITMWLLHIRHEFFYFGLLAALFVIVRHRPNIERLLQGTESKIKAGGQSEPGPKKEK is encoded by the coding sequence ATGGAGTATGCGCTGGTATTAATCACCAGCTACCTGATCGGTTCAATCCCTAATGGATTGATAATTGGCCGGAAATTTTACAAGATTGATTTAAGGCAGTTCGGCAGTAAAAACATTGGGGCAACCAATGCTTACAGGACGCTGGGGCCGGCACCGGCCTTTTGGGTGTTTGTCACAGACGCCCTTAAGGGCGTGGCCGGGGTACTGTTAGGCCACTATATCGGCGGGACGGCGCTGGCCGAACTAAGCGGCGGTATTGGTGCTATCGCCGGTCATAACTGGTCGGTATTTCTTATGTTTAAAGGCGGGCGCGGTGTGGCCACAGGGCTCGGTGTTATCGCCATGATTGCGCCTAAAGTGACGTTCATAGTTTTTGTGGTCTGGGCACTTATTGTTTATTTTACCAGGTATGTTTCCCTGGCGTCGATTATCGCTGCCCTATTAGTACCAATCACAATGTGGCTGCTCCACATCAGACATGAGTTTTTTTATTTCGGTCTCTTAGCTGCCTTGTTTGTCATTGTGAGGCACCGCCCTAACATTGAACGTCTTTTACAGGGAACAGAATCAAAAATTAAAGCCGGCGGCCAATCCGAGCCTGGTCCCAAGAAAGAGAAGTGA